The Prionailurus bengalensis isolate Pbe53 chromosome B1, Fcat_Pben_1.1_paternal_pri, whole genome shotgun sequence genomic interval tacccccagcccttggcaaccactaatttactttctgtctctatagatttggcTACTTTGAATATTTCGTCATTTCATTGAAatgggatcatatagtatttggcCTTTTGTctttggcttgtttcacttagtgttttcaaggttcatccatgttgtaatacACCTATCAGAACTTCATTGCTTTTTGTGGccaaatatatcacattttatttatccattcagttgatggacatttgaattgtttctgttttttggctattatggataATGTTTCCATTAACATTTGTGTACCAGTTTttctgtggacatatgttttcatttctcctgggtatatACTTCATTATGGAATTGCTTGATAttataactctatgtttaacatttagAGGAACTGCCAGATTGTTTCCAAGGAGGCCAttcattcccaccagtagtgtatgagggttctaatttctctgaatccctcaattttcaaaaatttatataatttgtaaaatttcagCTGTGAAAATTATGCTCACTTATGTAAAATCCCAGTAATTGATGTTTCTGTACGTATTCAGAAACTTAATCATTTTCAGAAAGGTAGGGTCTGGCTTTCCAAAAATCACTGTGGCAGTTAGTAATTCACTTAAACTCAAGTTAAGCTGAATAAACATCCTAAGATGGAGTCCCTTTCATTGCTGTTCTTAGACTGTCAGAGTCCTCCGAGTTACCGTGTCTTTAACGTATACTACTTATATATTGTCTAGCAATTTATAAAGATCTTTTGTATACAATATCTCTTTTAGTTCTTACTAGTCCTTGTGGCATATCATACTCCATTAGTTGTTGCTGGATCTCTAGTAGGTTAAACAACTTCCTCCAAGGTGATTGACTTGGAGTTTAAACCCAGACCTGTCTGACTTTAGAGCTGAGACTTGATAAGTTCTTCATTtcgtttattttattaattcaaataaTAGAGGACTTGAGTTTTGCCTCACTGTATCCTCTATTTTCAAGTGTGTGGACATTTTAGTTGCCTTTCAGTTATCTGCAATAAGATCTATTTTATAAGAACCTAGTAATGAAAGATCTGTTTGAAGTAAAATGTGTAActagaaaatatatgaaactCCTAACTCATGTTAACGGAGTTTGCACATTGtaagaaaattatattattttgaagTCTGACATATTAGATGACAAATCAtatttgttctttcctctgccagattatggaaagaatTATGGATCTACCTACTTTACTGAGACATGCATTCAGGGAAATGTTTTCAGTCGGGGGCCTTTTCTGGATGTTCCGCATCAGGATAATACTTTGTTTAATGGGAGCTTTTTTCTATCTTATATCACCTCTAGATTTTGTACCTGAAGCCTTGTTTGGAATTCTAGGCTTTCTAGATGATTTCTTTGTCATCTTTTTGTTGCTCATCTACATCTCTATTATGTATCGAGAGGTGATAACACAGAGACTAAACAGGTGAAAAAATGTGAgtttactaaaatatttcagcTAATATGTGAAATCAAACAGAAGGACCCATGGCAGCATATGGCATTTGAATATTATTATACGAGCGTGAAACCACTGTATGACAAACATTTGATTTCATTTGGCAAATGTGTAGCAATATATGACTGGAATTTTTACATGTATAGGTTCTAATATTAAGGttagaattataataataatttacaatTATATGCTGATTCTATGTTGTCTATGAAGTGTCTGGAAAAAATATGGAATTATATAAAAAGGgatgatttttatatcttttttttccaaaaattactCAGATTAATTGGATGTATATAGTAAGATATTGTTTTACAGTTTATCCAATTTATCCTTCTCAGTGAGCACCTATATGGTAATATATTGGTATGAGATacgtttaaatatttttgttacaatAAAATATTGTACAATATTGGGGGAAAGTCAGTGTTTCTTTCAGTACTAGCTAAGTTTTATGTACTTGGAGCAGCTGTGCTTTTCCATTCTGATATAATTGTTTGCTAACAGctaaaagtgaaagaagaaactTGAAGTTTATAATTTGATTTCATATACTAGCTTATAAGACACTTCTTAATCAATAGAAGAATTAATAAGATATAAGACGTTTATCTCCAGTCAGCACTCTTGATTTTCTCACTTATGACATTTAAACAAGAGTTTGGTCCTTTTATAAGAATAGTATATACAAGTAACTGTAAAGGGAagtttttttcaggaacctctaTAATACTGCAAACACATAGTAGTTTGATGCATTTCTAAGGAAAGTAGATTTTCATGGCAATGAGCATTAAAGACATTAGGAGGGTAAAGGAACACTATTTAAATTTGACAAGAGAAATTACTGGTGAGCTATACCAACAAAACGGccaaatttgcttttctctggtCAGAAAACTTTTGTAATACTGTCCCTAGatggcagcatagagcccagaTTCCTCAGGTCTAACCGAATGCGCAAATGTCTGAGGCAATTCAATAAGAAAGTTATCTTGCTTTTTTGATAGCTACAGCTTAAGTCCCCAGTGCTCTCATCTGCAATATTCTGGTTTAGAATATTCAAAACCGCAAGTGTTATGAAATCATAACTCCCTCAGGTGGCACTGCTCATTTGTGAACTGCTCATTTGTGAACTAATCCTTGATGCTAAGGGTTAGTGTTGGATCTGTTACCTGCAGTCACTGATAGTCATACTGTCCGTTCATGTATTAGTGAGCCTCATTATGTAGTGATAGGGAGAGGAAAACCAAATCTATCACATTCTCTCAAGTTCATCAGACTAATTAGTCATCAATTAATGCGATGCTGAATGAAGTATCAGTAACAGTGTTTTCTAATTTGGGCCTAGGACAAAGCTGCTTGTCATAGAGAAAAAGTGCTTAAATATAGCACATTATAATTAAAGCATTTCTtgcatacttttaattttatcgTTAGGATAGTTATGTGAAGGCCTTCCTTTTCACAGATGAAACCCATATGTTAGGTCAAAGTTTTTTTGCCTGAAGCCACACACAAATAAGTGACTGAGCAGGTATTATACTCTTAGTAGACTCCCTAGTATGGGTTCAAGTAGATCTGAAGGTTATGGAGAggggaagcaggagagaaagtGGGATCCTTGGGAAGTCTTTCAGAACACATTGGAGTACCATAACTTAGGTGATCCTAAAGGAAAGGTCTAGAAAGGTTATACCAAGACTTCATGAATCCTAATTCTACACTTCCAAATCAAATGTCTAATACAGATAGTGGCATGCTTCATAGAAAACATTTCAGCAGCAGTCACAAGTTGAAAAGCTAATGAGTTAAGAGGTTGCTATACTACCATTTACCAGACTAGAAATGGATTTTTCACCAATTACAGATTTGGTGTAGGGCTACAGCAGTGTCATTTTTTGGAAAGGATTTAATTTTCTGTGCATGTATTCTGCTTCGCGTGTCATGTTTCTAGTTACAATTTTATTGTAATATTTGGAATTCCTTCTAAGACTTTCCTGGTAGAGGTGTATTGTACCAACTTTGTAACATACAAAAACACTATTTAAAGTGAAGTCTTATTAAACTAAAAAGGGAACATGTAGACATCTCAGAATTTTAGACCTGCTTATTATGTCCTCTTTACTGATCACTGGTAATAAACATGTAAGGGATCTGAGAGAGTATTTAAAGTAAGTAGTCAATCAGTGTTTTAAACATCATAGTAATACTTCTATGATTCAGAGTTAGATCATATAAATCAAAAGAACTATTTGGATTTTTGTAAATAGCAATATTGTAACTTTCACAAAAACACGGTCCAACCCCAGGAGCAGAAGATAACTTTGGGCAGCTCTGTAGGGAACAAGatgaagaaataattattataactGTCCACTAGAACAGTGGTTTCAGCTACCACAGTTCTCAGCATTTGAGAGCAACAAGAGACGAAAAGACTTtgtcagtccctgtggctgtgcAGATACATACCTCACAGGACTATTTCACCGGACTCGTGGTTTGGTCCAAACTTTGTGATTTAACTTGTCAAGCGGACATTCTTTTGAATAAAAGCAacatatctaaaattaaaaacttgtgttaTATTCCTTTCttctaatatttgctttaaaattcagAACTCCTGAAATAGCATTCCTTTTCCACTAATGGACGTCTGATGTCTCATcacatttcttctatttttttttaatgtttatttgttggggtgcctgcgtggctcagttggttgagctcaggtcatgatctcacagtccatgagtttgagccctatat includes:
- the RNF170 gene encoding E3 ubiquitin-protein ligase RNF170 isoform X2 encodes the protein MYCPICLHQASFPVETNCGHLFCGTCIIAYWRYGSWLGAISCPICRQTVTLLLTVFGENDQSQDVVSLRQDINDYNRRFSGQPRSIMERIMDLPTLLRHAFREMFSVGGLFWMFRIRIILCLMGAFFYLISPLDFVPEALFGILGFLDDFFVIFLLLIYISIMYREVITQRLNR